agTAAAGAAAGCTCGCCCGGTGCCGCAGGTATTTTTCACCCCTCGACTAAATCCCTGTaacgttttgttttgcttcctaAAGGGGAGATTCGCTCTTCAACAGAATTTGCCATAACACTGCTGAatggtaaaaataataatgttttttagcAATCAATTTTTCCATAATGCTTTTGCATGTCAGTATTTTGTGAAAGTGATCACAGCAGATCAAACATTAAATAATTGGGTGGAACCCGAGTTATTTTTACCTGGAAACAgcagctgtttgtttcagctatGACGCTGAACTCATTTGTGAACACGCAAGGAGCCTCATCTGAGTTGTTAGGACTAACAAGACCATTTTGAGTATTCCCTGAAAGAAAGATCCTTGCTTAAGTTTCCAAATGATCAGTGTCAAAGTTGTCAAgactaaaaaaaagcaaattctCACACTGTTGACATCAATTAACACCGttttctcacttcctgttgtgctCGTACACGTGTAACGGAACTTTTGTCGTAGCAAAGAACCTGTCTTTAGATGCTGTTTGTCCCTTAACATAAAGTTGTTGTGGATATGTGTTTTCACGGATGTTAACAATATTCAACTTTTCTGTGTCTATCCTTCATTTACATAGCTGCTTTATTCAAATCCATTTAGCTCATGTTACTGTCAATGCTGGTTACCAAAATATATGTGTTTTGTCTCGTCACCTGCAGCCTCATGGCTCTCGGCGCTCGCCAGCGTTGCATCATATAGATGCATTATCTTTCTGGGTCGGCCTGACCCGCGGCAACAGAGCGTACGATTTGGCTTTGGTCTTTAGACTTCAGTACTAGTGTGATTCTGATCATGCAAAGCGGTGGTTTAATTCAAAATGACCTCTGAAATAAAGAACTAATTGTGTTTCAGGACTGTGCCtttatcaccatggcaacagggtAACTCGTGTCAATAAATGTCGAGGCAGATTTACCGCTTGATTGCTTTATGCTCCTTTTGAATAATTAGATTTATGCATCAGGCTTTCTCATTAGTTTAAAAGGAAAAGTGCGCTGTAAAGTAACCGCCAGGATTCTGCTGATTCACTTCCACACAAACATCCATGTTTGTCTTATCTTTTCTCCTAGAAATGCATATTTATCTTAGTGATTAATCTTATCTTTTCTGTGTAGTATTGTGTAAAGTTACAGCGGCGATGTCACAAGTTTTCTTCGACTGAAGTCTTACGTCATTTCTCTTTCCACTTTCTTTCCCTAGAACACCAAACTAACCTGCTTCTCTCTCTTACAATACAAAGAAATGGTttactgctgctgtttttaGGAGCTGTAACTTTGCTGACGTTGTTTCTCTCCCAGGTTTCATGGAATCCTGAGGTGGATTTGTGTTGGCACACGCTAATGCGTGATGCGTCGGATGAGTGTGAGCCTGAGTGGTGCGAGTCAGAAGATCCTCTGTTCATCCTTTACACCAGTGGCTCCACTGGCAAACCCAAGGTTGGTGCTTCTTAGAAACATTTGCAAGGAGGTACTTTATATAAATAACAGTTCATCGGTGGGGGGGCGGGGAGGGGTGGTGCCATCTGGTCCAGAACCGTCTGCTACTTCTAAAGAAAAGTGTTTGCCCTGATCCGGTGTTTTCCAGATGTACAGgtgaaacatttgtttcttgttttgcaAATATTTCATCACCTATTTCTTATCCATTCAAATATTTTGTAACACCTTTGTGACTGCAACATATAGACAAATGAACCGTTCCTCAAGCATATGGATGCAGAACTGGTGATCTGACAGGGTGTTATCGATGTGACTAGTCTTGAGTCATCAACCATCGAAGCTTCCACTTTTCAACGTCATGGACAAAGATCACTGTCTTTACGGACCATTCTGGAGTGATTGAAATATTACAATTGATGACCCATTGTGTTCCAATCCCACCTGGCATCTAAAGTTGTCCTGTTCCATCAAGTCTTTGGTCTCTGGTTCTCCAGGGTGTCCTGCACTCAGTCAGTGGCTACATGCTCTTCACCGCCACCACCTTTAAGCTGGTCTTTGACCATCAGCCTGACGACATCTACTGGTGCACAGCAGACATCGGCTGGATCACAGGACACTCCTACATCACCTATGGACCACTCGCCAACGGCGCCACCAGTGTCCTGGTAATTCAGAGTAATCTTCTGAGCTTCCTGTCTCATGGTCCGTTTCTAAATCGCACAATCTTTCTGTTCCAGTTTGAGGGGCTGCCTACCTACCCAGATGTTGGTCGCATGTGGGAGATAGTTGACAAATACCAGGTCACAAAGTTCTACACCGCCCCCACTGCCATCCGAATGCTGATGAAGTATGGGCCCGAGCCAGTGCagaagtgagtcactgaatgGCCTAGATTTTCTGTTACACAAtcgttttaaaaatgtttctctgCTGTGCGCAGGTATAAACGCGACTCTCTTAAAGTGCTGGGCACTGTTGGAGAGCCCATCAACCCAGAGGCCTGGCAGTGGTACTACAACGTGGTTGGGGAGAAGAGGTGTCCAATTGTTGACACCTTCTGGCAGACTGAAACGGTAAGGAATTATTCTTCCAAAATTTGTGTGTGCTTCCCCCTGGAGGACAGATGGTGTATAGCATCTGACGGGGCTTTCTCTGTTTCAGGGGGGACACGTGCTGACCCCTCTACCTGCCGCCACTCCCATGAAACCCGGATCTGCTGTGAGTCAAAACTTGCCATCCATGATGTTTCCTCAAATAATGGACATCAAATGATAATATTTCCAACTCTGCACTGCTCATCAGACATTTCCGTTCTTTGGGGTGGTGCCGGCCATCTTGAATGAGTCAGGAGAAGAGTTGGAAGGTCCAAGTGAAGGATACCTGGTTGGTATTTCATAATCCAGTATTTGGTATTCAAAAGTAGGCTGATGCTTTACATTCAACATTTCTGCGCCTCAGGTTTTTAAGCAGCCATGGCCCAGCATGATGAGGACGGTGTACGGGAACCACCCCAGGTTTGAAGCCACCTACTTCAAGAAGTTCCCAGGATACTATGTGACCGGGGATGGTGAGAACTGATGTAGTTTTTCACTCTGTGGCCATTGTGTTGTGGGTTTTTCGTCTTTTTCAAGTAAATTTGCCATTAAAGATCAATGTGGTTGATGGTTATTATTTCTAGTACCCACCAAAATTGGAATTTTtccaccattttttaaaattgtattcattttgttttcagtcagatCATTTATTTGTATTCTCCTGCAGGCTGTCGACGAGACAAGGATGGCTACTACTGGATAACCGGCAGAATAGACGACATGTTGAATGTTTCAGGTGAGACAGGCTTAAGGGCGTTGATCTTTTCTGTGTTTTAAGAAACTTGGAATACATTTAGCTTCATACATTTCTGTGCCTCTCCAGAAGTCCCCCCCAGGGGAGGCCCGCCTCACACTTAAAATGCCTCTGTTATGTGTTGAACATatttcccccccccccctccaggTCACTTGTTGAGCACCGCAGAGGTGGAGTCAGCTCTCGTGGAGCATGATGCTGTCGCGGAGGCCGCTGTGGTGGGCAGGCCTCATCCTGTCAAAGGAGAAAGCTTGTACTGCTTTGTGACGCTCAATGAAGGAGTGACATTTAATCGCACGCTGGAGGCCGAGCTCAGAAAACAAGGTAACTTGTGTTAAAGTCCGCTAAAACATCGGAGCCCGTGTGGTGAGCGCACATTCAGTTAAACGGatgtcaaaacatttttgtccacTGACCACCACTTTGCAAATCATAAtccttattttgtttttgtttttttcacggCATGCAAACTCAGCTTTTCTGACAATAATGGATTTCTTGTTGTCTCATTCCAGTGAGGGAGAAGATCGGTGCCATTGCGACACCGGATTATATCCAGGATGCTCCTGGACTTCCCAAGACCAGATCAGGTGAGAAGAAAGTGATGGGTTTGAGTGTTTGGTTTCAATTGTTTACACTTCCTGGTTCTGTTTAGCGTAACCCGATCATCAGCACGTCTTGAATGTAACAGAGAAGCCTTTCTGCTGCTCCAAACTGCAGCTTCGGCTACTCCATTGCTATACAGTTTGTACCAGGTGTTTGATCTGAGCTGTCAAGAGTTCGACGTCTTATTCTTGTTTGCAGGAAAAATCATGCGACGAGTGCTTCGAAAAATTGCCTGTGACGAGAGGGACCTCGGCGACATATCCACACTCGCTGACTCATCAGTTGTCGACCAACTTTTCAAGAACAGGTGCTGTACATCGGTGTGACGGTGGTCGTGACCGATCGCGGCGTGTCATTGTGCCACTCACCACCCGGGAAAAgggagaagaagctggaggacgAAACTCATGTGCTTGGTCAATAAAAAGTCTTTGGCTCCTGAGGCGGATGAGTTCCTCTCACTGCCCCCCGCTCTCCTTTCACAAACTCTCCAGGAAAGCGACTGTTTAACTCTTAGGGTGCTTCGTACTCATCAAATATTTTATCAAGCCTACTAGATTCCTAATTCTGTTCAGGTAACGGGGCAGGCTGGCGACTTCATTTTGCTTTCTGCTTCACGGTAAATCATTATTTTGTGACACTTTTTCTACGATCTCATGTCAAGTGCAGTCTTCAGCATACCTCCTCCCCATCAAGGTGTGGGGAAAGCTGTCATCCAGAATCCAAAAACTtctcagtgttgttttgttaaaGGTAGatttctgcaattttttttttttttttttttaaacatatgatGTAAATTTCCTGAAAAACTGTGGAACGACAGCTTCTTCTACCTTGTCAGGCAGGTACACCTCATGTTGAAGCATTTCACTAAATTCCCCTCTTCGCAGTTATTGAAGGTACAATTGAAACTACTGTGCAAGTCTGCTGTGTGAAAATCGAAACCTTAGGCCTGATTTAGAATTTGAACGGCTATAGATTTATCCCTGAAGTATTGGTGTCTGTGTGCCAAGATGATCTGGATCTGAGGTGTTTGCAATGTTATATTCAGGATTCATGTTTTGTCGACCTGTAATTGCATTTctacttttgtgtttttggtctTTCTGTCCCTGTAAACAAAACTGAACGACTACTGCTCCTTTATCCTCTGTCTGCTCCTTTTAATTGTTTTGGGTCAGTGTATGTTAATGAGATGAATTTAAATCATGGATTTGTCAAAAGAAAGTCTGTTATTGACTTGAATGTTGCTTGTTCTTGTGCCGATGACTTGAGCCGCTCCTCTCATTTAGGTGAGCTAATCTGCCAGAGTGCTTTTGAACTCCCGTCAGCTTAGTGAAGGAAGGAAAGATGCTGGTGAGAATGAGCAAGTCAAACATTTGTTCTGTGTCCTATTCAAACGCTATTCCCAAACGTCATGGAGCCCTGCTGATGGCTGCAGGTACTACAgctctgttctgttttgttttgttttcctagtTAGCAGTGGTCACTAGCTATCAAAAGAATTTCAAGAGCTTTGAAGCTGAAATTAAGACATTCAGGAGTCTGACAGGTGAGTATTTAAATCAAGGTCAGATAAATGAGCCCTGTGAATATCACCCTGATGAATATTCCCAACACAGACTGAGACTGGTTTCTTACTCGGCTACGCACTGAGATGTGCTCTGATCTGCAATTTCTGCCTCCATatattcatgtgttcatcatgGACCTCTGATCCTCGCATCAGGTGTTTGAGTGTGATGCTGAATTGGCTTTTTGCACTGACCAAAGAGAGGATAGATGTTAAAGTTAATGACAACAACCGCAATAACAGGCCTTATAGCTGTAACTACTCCACCTGGATTTTCTTTTCCAATGTAAATATATAAAGcaatattttaatcatatttTGGTATATATTCAGTGGTTATGCGTGTCAATATTAttcaaaaaaatacattgtctgatatattgatttttatatttacatatgtgttatttcttcatattttttattctattcACTTTGTTTGCTTCATAAAAATTACGTTTTTTGAAATGACAATTAATGACTTAACTTAATTACTAATAAATTAATACTTATTAATAAATTGCTAGTGACTACAGttaattattcattttcttttgcttgTCATCTTTGGTTCACACGGTTTTCTGACCGTATGTCACTCTTATATCAGATACATCTTAGAAGTATCCTCATGATGACCTCTCATGTGCATATGTTGCCTTAGTACTGCATCAAGTTCTCTGATCAGAGCCATCACCACTTGACACGATGTATGTTATTTGAAAGAGGACAAAAGAGTAAACGGGTCATGACGCGGTTTTATTGGGTTACGTCAGCCAAACACACAACACGAGCCTTCACTACAAGTCATTCAACaacacagataaacacacaGAATGATTTCACATGTTTCAGTGCACATGAGTTTCACATCTATTATACGACTTCTGTCTCCTCTCAATCTTTTGGTGAGGGAgctcagttatccgggtcaCCACGCAACAACAGGTCTGAATATGGCAACCGGACTAGGTCATAGTCAAAGCAAAGGCTTGATCAGTTCTGGTGAGTTCTGGCTGATATCAGTGGAGCTGAATGGGCAAGGATGGAAGGAGATATTTCCTGGTCTGGCTGCCATATTCAAACCTCTTGTTCTCCTCTCAATTGTAAACAGAGGGATTTAACCTCTCGTTCCTCGGCCACTGGAAGTGTTCCATTTATGCTGCTGTATACGACTcaacactttcacacacacacatttcacaaataaatatgtCTTCTGTTGCTCTATGTACAGTTCCACCTTTCTCATGTAGACTGGGGTGAAATTAGTGATaagtttgtgtttgttcaaTAAATAATGTTGCTTGACTTTGAAACATGTTTGTTGCAGAATACTAGAAAACAACAAACCTGATGATGCAACCCGATGATGGTGAAACTGTCCCTTTCCCCCTGAAATGATGGCTATTTCGCTGTGCTACTCATTCTGGGGCACAGAGATGGCCGGGCCTTTGGGGTCATCAAAGCGGTCCATCGTGCGGAGCTGCATGATCATGTGCAGGCCGTAGGTGAGCACGAGGACCATGAGGAGGCTGGTCAGCAGCCCCATCCAGATCCCAGGAGAGAAGAAGCCGGCGCAGTCGCTGGCGTACGAGAACTCGCCGCCCGAGACGTTAAAACCTTGGATCTGTGGGCAAGAAAGAGAACGGTGTGAGGTAACTTCGACAGTCGGATGCATTTTGTCAGGATGAGCTCTTGACATGtgcatattttgtttttttcttcttagtgtgaatgtgtgaaatCTGACATGTCTAACCTGGAAGTCTTCAATAGCCACCCTCCACTGGTTGGCTGCGTCTTTGGGTGAGTGAGGAACAAGAAGAGGCCAGCGGAAACTGCTGAGCGACTGGCAGCGGTAGGAGTACTCGGCTGGAGCGTAGATGTTCCTGCTGCCGTTAAAGGTGGCTTTCATGTTGTCGTAGGCCAGCTCAAGCGTGTCGAGGGTGAACCAGCGACGTGCAGACACCGTGTAGTGACGCTGACTCATTGCAAAGCTGCACACAAACATTAGCACTTAGTATTGTGTGAGTCTTCAGTGGGAAACCTAAACATAAGCCTTGTTTTTACAATAAattatggagagaaaaaaagaagcagaaacTCACGTTAGTTTGAAGCTGCGGTGGCCCAGAACATTCTCATAATTCAGAACCAGCCTGGCGAAAAAGAATTGTGGAGAAATAAGAAACTTTAATCTTCAACCTTCAAGTGTCTCACAGAACTCACCGTGCTTTGGTTTTGTTACAGCTGGACCCGTGCAGCTTAGGGCTGACTGCCTCTCCAAATGTGGACggggtcaaatcgtgttcctcCCAGCGACCGTTGCGCAGGATTTTCACCGACAACCCTTTAGCCCACATGAGGATGCAAGTCTTGTCCCCCTCCTGCGAACACAAAGAAAGGCTTAAGCTGCCAGCACCACCAGGTAAGACTTGCTGAATGAAGCGCATTTCTTCATTTTCGGTCGTGCTCCTGTTCGCATAAGTAAAATGCAATGAAAAGCAATGCGATttcttgaaatgaataatgGGAGCAGGGCACATCGATGCGTCACCTTAAACTCCACCGGCGCATAGACTCCAGCCCTCTGCTTTAACTTGCGCTGGCGCTCTCgttccctctccctctctctgtatCCTCCCCTGTACTGCAGGAGAGCGCGCCCCCCGCCCACAGCGGCCTCCACTGAGAGAGCTGCTGCCTCCTGTCAGCACACAGAGAAGTGACTAAAACAGGTGGCAAAACGATGAAATATTTTCAGCTAGCATCTCAAAGGACTCACCCTGGAGGGACGCAGGGCGGTGTAGATGGCTGTGTAGGGAACCGACTGGGCCTTCATGATGCTCAGCACTTGTCCGATCATCTCGTCTGAAatcccaaacacaaacactttcCGTCATCGCACATGAATCAAATGCATTCATGAGCTTCAGTGTCCAACTCACCATTTCCACTGAGAATCTCTTTAGGGGACATCATGTCAGAGCTGGAAAACAGGTGTATTACAGACATTTGTTCTAAGATGTTCTAAACGTTCAGATGCTTTAAGATCTTGGTGTATTTACCCAATGCTGTAGGGCAAACTGAAGACCAACAAGGCAGGAGAGGAGGCGTTCAGCCTCAGCTGGCTCAGCGTCTCAGGGTCCATGTACAGAGGGGAGGTCTCCAGTTGGTCCTGCAGCTGACCTATCACTGCGTTGGACGCTGGCCAAGACACAGCAGGTAACACCAGCGGTGCAGATGAGGAGCCCAGAGCAGCCTGCAacacagcagctgaagtaaCGGAGGACAATATGTTTGCTTATAGCAAAGACCTCACCTCAAGGTTGGGGAACGCACTGTCCTGCTTGTTTCC
This portion of the Synchiropus splendidus isolate RoL2022-P1 chromosome 18, RoL_Sspl_1.0, whole genome shotgun sequence genome encodes:
- the acss2 gene encoding acetyl-coenzyme A synthetase, cytoplasmic isoform X1 encodes the protein MIPDKAPEDDVFYGCQELQKEAHIPTFEKYKELYMKSIESPDEFWGDIAKDFFWKTKHSGPFLDYNMDVTKGEIFIKFMEGATTNICYNLLDYNVHERKLGDKVAFHWEGNDPGDELTVTYRELLQRVCQFSNVLKSQGVKKGDRVSIYMPMVVELVVAMLACVRIGAVHSIVFAGFSAESLCERIMDSQCSLLITADGFYRGDKLINLKLLADEALQKCRDKGFPVRKCIMLKHLSVEESPLGSQSPPSKRPCPDLQQGKKTERVKKARPVPQVSWNPEVDLCWHTLMRDASDECEPEWCESEDPLFILYTSGSTGKPKGVLHSVSGYMLFTATTFKLVFDHQPDDIYWCTADIGWITGHSYITYGPLANGATSVLFEGLPTYPDVGRMWEIVDKYQVTKFYTAPTAIRMLMKYGPEPVQKYKRDSLKVLGTVGEPINPEAWQWYYNVVGEKRCPIVDTFWQTETGGHVLTPLPAATPMKPGSATFPFFGVVPAILNESGEELEGPSEGYLVFKQPWPSMMRTVYGNHPRFEATYFKKFPGYYVTGDGCRRDKDGYYWITGRIDDMLNVSGHLLSTAEVESALVEHDAVAEAAVVGRPHPVKGESLYCFVTLNEGVTFNRTLEAELRKQVREKIGAIATPDYIQDAPGLPKTRSGKIMRRVLRKIACDERDLGDISTLADSSVVDQLFKNRCCTSV
- the acss2 gene encoding acetyl-coenzyme A synthetase, cytoplasmic isoform X2; amino-acid sequence: MIPDKAPEDDVFYGCQELQKEAHIPTFEKYKELYMKSIESPDEFWGDIAKDFFWKTKHSGPFLDYNMDVTKGEIFIKFMEGATTNICYNLLDYNVHERKLGDKVAFHWEGNDPGDELTVTYRELLQRVCQFSNVLKSQGVKKGDRVSIYMPMVVELVVAMLACVRIGAVHSIVFAGFSAESLCERIMDSQCSLLITADGFYRGDKLINLKLLADEALQKCRDKGFPVRKCIMLKHLSVEESPLGSQSPPSKRPCPDLQVSWNPEVDLCWHTLMRDASDECEPEWCESEDPLFILYTSGSTGKPKGVLHSVSGYMLFTATTFKLVFDHQPDDIYWCTADIGWITGHSYITYGPLANGATSVLFEGLPTYPDVGRMWEIVDKYQVTKFYTAPTAIRMLMKYGPEPVQKYKRDSLKVLGTVGEPINPEAWQWYYNVVGEKRCPIVDTFWQTETGGHVLTPLPAATPMKPGSATFPFFGVVPAILNESGEELEGPSEGYLVFKQPWPSMMRTVYGNHPRFEATYFKKFPGYYVTGDGCRRDKDGYYWITGRIDDMLNVSGHLLSTAEVESALVEHDAVAEAAVVGRPHPVKGESLYCFVTLNEGVTFNRTLEAELRKQVREKIGAIATPDYIQDAPGLPKTRSGKIMRRVLRKIACDERDLGDISTLADSSVVDQLFKNRCCTSV
- the atp6ap1a gene encoding ATPase H+ transporting accessory protein 1a; amino-acid sequence: MASTGTMHLHRISGSAAAFIAVFALLNSASGEEQVPLILWTSAGISLPSQFPPTSGHIVSQQELVSYLEKALTVGPQNVLLFLQDKMSVEDFTMYGGAFGNKQDSAFPNLEAALGSSSAPLVLPAVSWPASNAVIGQLQDQLETSPLYMDPETLSQLRLNASSPALLVFSLPYSIGSDMMSPKEILSGNDEMIGQVLSIMKAQSVPYTAIYTALRPSREAAALSVEAAVGGGRALLQYRGGYRERERERERQRKLKQRAGVYAPVEFKEGDKTCILMWAKGLSVKILRNGRWEEHDLTPSTFGEAVSPKLHGSSCNKTKARLVLNYENVLGHRSFKLTFAMSQRHYTVSARRWFTLDTLELAYDNMKATFNGSRNIYAPAEYSYRCQSLSSFRWPLLVPHSPKDAANQWRVAIEDFQIQGFNVSGGEFSYASDCAGFFSPGIWMGLLTSLLMVLVLTYGLHMIMQLRTMDRFDDPKGPAISVPQNE